ttgatGTGGGATTTATACACCGACTCAAACTATtctcattttttaatatatatctccctctctctatatatatattggaAAATGAGATAGATGTCGCTCTTGTAGTTCTCTCTTTTTGTTCTTGTTGGGTTGGGTTTATCTCTCACTAGCTTATATTCTCTCTGTTTAAGGAAATTGAAAGGCTTTTTTCTTCCCATCAATGGTGGATCTTCAAACTGTATGTTGCATGTGCGGCGACGTCGGTTTCCCTGACAAGCTCTTCCGTTGCAGCAAATGCCGCCATCGCTTTCAGCACTCGTACGCTTTTCTCCTCCATCATCATCACTtgcatcatcatcttcttccatATATACATGTATGCACAAACACATGTACATCTATCTACATATTATCTCAGTCTCGGTATCGTCATCCTGGTCGTCTTTGATAGCCACCTGTAACTGAATTCATATCTTTCTCATCAAAGGTATAGATTTTTCCATACCCACCAAGCTCCGTGTCAACAACCGCCACCACAACTCCTGCCATAACCACATAGCCGACACAACCAACCTCGCTAGGCTTCTCTATTTACAAAAACACCGATTCATCATCGTATAAGATCGTCTTTCTTGTGCTATTTTCTTATATTCTTTTAATCTTGAATCCATGTTTAGATACTGCAGCAACTACTACAGTGAATTATCGGAGTCAATTGAGCTGTGTGATTGGTGCCAGAGCGAGGAGAGGAATGCTCGACACGGAAACTCTTCGAAGAAATCCGCAGTCGGACATGATAGTGGAGGAATTACCAACCGATCGGAGTATTCAGGTGACAAAATCAAGCAGCACGACCGCGAAGAGAGCACCACCGAGAAGGGAAAGAGCCCAAGCGGGGTACCTTCTCCA
The sequence above is a segment of the Manihot esculenta cultivar AM560-2 chromosome 5, M.esculenta_v8, whole genome shotgun sequence genome. Coding sequences within it:
- the LOC110615944 gene encoding uncharacterized protein LOC110615944 isoform X2, producing MVDLQTVCCMCGDVGFPDKLFRCSKCRHRFQHSNYYSELSESIELCDWCQSEERNARHGNSSKKSAVGHDSGGITNRSEYSGDKIKQHDREESTTEKGKSPSGVPSPRTATRRYKLLKDVMC
- the LOC110615944 gene encoding uncharacterized protein LOC110615944 isoform X1, coding for MVDLQTVCCMCGDVGFPDKLFRCSKCRHRFQHSYCSNYYSELSESIELCDWCQSEERNARHGNSSKKSAVGHDSGGITNRSEYSGDKIKQHDREESTTEKGKSPSGVPSPRTATRRYKLLKDVMC